Proteins from a genomic interval of Phycisphaeraceae bacterium:
- a CDS encoding thiolase family protein, translating into MSTTQPVILAAKRTPIGRFFGGLSKVPSPILGSYAIQALLSEQPKLKDAVQEVIMGCVLQAGLGQNPARQAALKAGLPETMSAVTVNKVCGSGLQAVMQAAQSIKAGDNTGVVIAGGFENMTAAPHFARVREGVKFGPTPMEDVMAYDGLRCAFECWAMGNAADHIAKKHEVSRADQDRFSVQSHQRAAEATKQGWFKDEIVALTGEQCMDRKSPGVSADEGIRADSTIDSVAKLRPVFEKDGTVTAANASQISDGAAALAVASSATAESLGIKPVARIVAYHTSGVAPKDIFAAPISGIEGVLKKAGLGVKDIDLFEINEAFAAQILCNTKAIGIDEKKLNICGGGIALGHPIGASGARVLTTLIHQLKRTGGKRGVAALCLGGGNSVAMVIEI; encoded by the coding sequence ATGTCGACCACCCAGCCTGTCATTCTTGCCGCGAAGCGGACCCCTATCGGCCGTTTTTTCGGCGGCCTGTCCAAGGTTCCCTCCCCGATCCTCGGGTCGTACGCGATCCAGGCGCTGCTGTCCGAACAGCCCAAGCTCAAGGACGCGGTGCAGGAGGTGATCATGGGCTGTGTGCTGCAGGCGGGGCTCGGGCAGAACCCGGCTCGGCAGGCGGCGCTCAAGGCCGGGCTCCCGGAGACCATGTCGGCGGTCACGGTGAACAAGGTCTGCGGCAGCGGTCTGCAGGCGGTCATGCAGGCGGCGCAGTCGATCAAGGCGGGCGACAACACAGGGGTGGTGATCGCGGGCGGGTTCGAGAACATGACCGCCGCCCCCCACTTCGCTCGCGTCCGCGAAGGCGTGAAGTTCGGCCCCACGCCGATGGAGGACGTGATGGCGTACGACGGCCTCCGGTGCGCCTTCGAGTGCTGGGCAATGGGGAACGCCGCAGACCACATCGCGAAGAAGCACGAGGTCAGCCGAGCCGACCAGGACCGTTTCAGCGTCCAGAGCCACCAGCGTGCGGCTGAGGCGACCAAGCAGGGATGGTTTAAAGATGAGATCGTGGCGCTGACGGGCGAGCAGTGCATGGACCGAAAGTCGCCCGGCGTGAGCGCGGACGAAGGGATCCGGGCGGATTCGACGATCGACTCGGTCGCGAAACTCCGCCCCGTGTTCGAGAAGGACGGCACCGTCACGGCGGCGAACGCCAGCCAGATCAGCGACGGCGCCGCTGCCCTCGCGGTGGCGTCGAGCGCCACGGCGGAGAGCCTGGGCATCAAGCCTGTCGCGAGGATCGTGGCGTATCACACCAGCGGCGTGGCGCCCAAGGACATCTTCGCGGCGCCGATCAGCGGCATCGAGGGAGTGCTGAAGAAAGCTGGGCTGGGGGTGAAGGACATCGACCTGTTCGAGATCAACGAGGCCTTCGCGGCACAGATCCTGTGCAACACCAAGGCCATTGGGATCGACGAGAAGAAGCTCAACATCTGCGGCGGCGGCATCGCGCTGGGGCACCCGATCGGGGCCAGCGGCGCCCGCGTGCTGACCACGCTGATCCATCAACTCAAGCGGACGGGCGGGAAGCGCGGCGTCGCGGCGCTCTGCCTGGGCGGCGGCAACTCGGTGGCGATGGTGATCGAGATCTGA
- a CDS encoding CPBP family intramembrane metalloprotease, which yields MPASPGRRAWLASELLVLFGIGPAALWLMPVRGLVIPILLLVAAGVLVVLLTDRTFDRRLLWGRTGLRREAPRICIQFAIAAAAIAGAIQLTRPDLSFAFIRGNPRVWAVVMVLYPLLSAYPQELVYRTFLFHRYQPLLRGRAALFAASAAAFGWAHVILDNWLAVGMSTLGGVLFAWTYSRSRSTAAAWFEHSLYGCMVFTVGLGAFFYGGRLRVL from the coding sequence GTGCCGGCGTCCCCGGGCCGCCGCGCATGGCTGGCCTCGGAGTTACTGGTCCTCTTCGGGATTGGACCGGCCGCGTTGTGGCTGATGCCTGTCCGCGGCCTGGTCATCCCGATTCTGCTCCTTGTCGCGGCGGGGGTCCTCGTAGTCCTCCTGACCGATCGCACGTTCGATCGACGCTTGCTCTGGGGCCGGACTGGACTGCGCCGCGAAGCCCCCCGGATCTGCATCCAGTTCGCGATCGCCGCTGCTGCCATCGCCGGAGCGATTCAGTTGACCAGGCCCGACCTTTCGTTCGCGTTCATCCGCGGCAACCCAAGGGTCTGGGCGGTCGTGATGGTGCTCTATCCGCTCCTGAGCGCCTATCCGCAGGAACTTGTGTACCGCACGTTCCTGTTCCACCGCTACCAGCCACTTCTTCGCGGACGCGCGGCCCTCTTTGCGGCCAGCGCTGCGGCCTTCGGTTGGGCTCATGTCATCCTGGACAACTGGCTCGCCGTCGGGATGTCCACGCTGGGCGGCGTGCTCTTCGCCTGGACCTATTCGCGCAGCCGTTCCACCGCCGCGGCCTGGTTCGAGCACTCGCTCTACGGCTGCATGGTCTTCACCGTCGGCCTCGGCGCGTTCTTCTACGGCGGACGCCTGCGGGTCCTCTAG
- a CDS encoding MmgE/PrpD family protein, giving the protein MPVTSDTRVVLPADTNQALGLGQFAVEFMNGDQGVRGEPDDTVLDRTNMFHTDAVLCGASALALGANSPTVLRNEALQYRMPPAGTGTLGGVLGSSNGQARRGGAPVFGSRVDVAVEKAILANAAAVREWDSNGTNFGYSTQRPHHRAGEFGHNDFYSVPLAAAQMMGRDGEYALRGMILLDEIRGRLAEVFSLKTYKIDHVVHGAIGSAAAFGAMMGATPEQIESAIGMFVAHFIPFRAIRHGHQLSDSKGASAAISTEAAIQCMKRSMAGFIGPKDIFRNPEAVFCLMKKYGGESIPKGQSPFDLVLSRAGSDFTVMGMHFKIGLYEHQSAGALQGLIDLIAKNPRLLDDPSGGRIGQIVVTAYEPAFSIIGDPHKRDPHTRQSADHSMLYLVCTMLRKALEARHAMRGSDGRTLTWHELMLLPHDFSHAAIMHPVTRSLMAKMTFQHGGPEYDAKYPDGIPTSMQITDDAGAVADSGLVMYPAGHARNTTADLKALLHTKWSRLGELAVGEGNAAGLIKRLSGLEKKKPRDIAELYDFEIVNRGKFE; this is encoded by the coding sequence ATGCCCGTCACCTCCGATACCCGTGTTGTCCTCCCCGCCGACACCAACCAGGCCCTCGGCCTGGGCCAGTTCGCTGTCGAGTTCATGAACGGCGATCAAGGGGTCCGCGGCGAGCCCGACGACACGGTCCTCGATCGCACCAACATGTTCCACACCGACGCTGTCCTCTGCGGCGCCTCGGCCCTGGCGCTCGGCGCCAACTCCCCCACGGTGCTCCGCAACGAAGCGCTGCAGTACCGAATGCCGCCCGCGGGCACCGGCACACTCGGCGGCGTGCTCGGCTCCTCCAACGGCCAGGCCCGGCGGGGCGGGGCGCCGGTCTTTGGTTCACGGGTCGATGTCGCCGTGGAGAAGGCCATCCTCGCCAACGCCGCCGCCGTCCGCGAATGGGATTCCAACGGGACCAACTTCGGCTACTCCACCCAGCGTCCCCACCACCGCGCCGGCGAGTTCGGGCACAACGACTTTTACTCTGTCCCCCTTGCCGCGGCCCAGATGATGGGGCGCGACGGCGAGTACGCCCTCCGCGGTATGATCCTGCTCGACGAGATCCGCGGCCGCCTCGCCGAGGTCTTCAGCCTCAAGACCTACAAGATCGACCACGTCGTCCACGGCGCCATCGGTTCCGCCGCCGCGTTCGGCGCCATGATGGGCGCGACGCCCGAGCAGATCGAGTCGGCCATCGGCATGTTCGTCGCGCACTTCATCCCCTTCCGCGCCATCCGGCACGGCCACCAGCTCTCCGATTCCAAGGGCGCCAGCGCCGCCATCTCCACCGAAGCCGCGATCCAGTGCATGAAGCGGTCCATGGCCGGCTTCATCGGCCCCAAGGACATCTTCCGCAACCCCGAGGCGGTCTTCTGCCTGATGAAGAAGTACGGCGGCGAGAGCATTCCCAAGGGGCAGTCCCCGTTCGACCTGGTTCTCAGCCGCGCCGGCTCGGACTTCACGGTCATGGGCATGCACTTCAAGATCGGCCTCTACGAGCACCAGTCCGCCGGCGCCCTGCAGGGACTGATCGATCTCATCGCCAAGAACCCGCGGCTGCTCGATGATCCCTCCGGCGGCCGCATCGGGCAGATTGTCGTCACCGCCTACGAGCCGGCGTTCTCGATCATCGGTGACCCCCACAAGCGGGACCCCCACACCCGCCAGAGCGCCGACCACTCGATGCTCTACCTCGTTTGCACCATGCTCCGCAAGGCCCTGGAGGCCAGGCACGCGATGCGCGGCTCCGACGGCCGGACGCTCACGTGGCACGAACTCATGCTCCTGCCCCACGATTTCAGCCACGCGGCGATCATGCACCCGGTCACCCGGTCGCTGATGGCCAAGATGACCTTCCAGCACGGCGGCCCGGAGTACGACGCCAAGTACCCCGACGGCATCCCCACCTCGATGCAGATCACCGACGATGCCGGCGCCGTCGCCGATTCGGGGCTGGTCATGTACCCCGCCGGCCACGCCCGCAACACCACCGCGGACCTCAAGGCCCTGCTCCACACCAAGTGGTCTCGACTCGGCGAACTCGCCGTGGGCGAGGGAAACGCCGCGGGCCTGATCAAGCGGCTGAGCGGCCTGGAGAAGAAGAAGCCCCGCGACATCGCCGAGCTCTATGACTTCGAGATCGTCAACCGCGGCAAGTTCGAGTAG
- a CDS encoding cation:proton antiporter, translated as MHDDLPLIKTIAAGFTGAWLLGLLTQRLRLSPIVGYLLAGVLIGPYTPGFVGDVKIAQQLAEVGVILLMFGVGLHFNLKDLLAVKGVAIPGAIGQSLVATLLGMLIFGMLGFPLQAGAVLGMAMAVASTVVLMRVLMDADVLNSPQGHVAVGWLIVEDIFTVVLLVLIPVLGKGLVDGADAAAAGETAPPALWVTLGLAMLKLGALVAIVLFGGSRVIPWVLVRVARLRSRELFTLTILVFSIAIAVGSYYFFGASMALGAFLAGMVVSQSPVSHQAAADALPMRDAFAVLFFVSVGMLFDPTILVREPLMILAGLGIILLAKPIVALIIVAILGHSVRTALTVAIGLAQIGEFSFILAELAERERLLPHAGYHILVASAIISIVVNPLLFRSVPTVETWLRSRPALWRLLNGRAERLALARNRDAADATRQRHQAGERLAVVIGFGPVGRSVHRLLREAGVSTVVVDLNLDSVSRLNEQGAAAIFGDASHESILEQAGVRHASHVVLTLPSAAERAAVVAAIRNLNPKARILVRARYLSEREDLERAGATLAVFEEAEAAVALARLVLADTGVHREAAERKVRDLRLQLIRENMAHIRSQRVRSVMVPWTRVKRLARSATREQVLSEVAAHRFSRWPVLDDRSGQVNGYLLSKDLIAGASTGSDWTGLVRPLESIGPDDSVESILARMQSEGATLYLVTDGAAPIGMITLEDILEQVVGRIEDEYPHEEGISLAEAVNAGGVVLDLIASTRDEVIRDLAAKVAGRVAPGDDVAALAIAHENEFSTDLGVGIAVPHTRCAGIVSPVVVFGRCAQGVVFSPGSPEPVRLVFLLVTPEDDPEAQLALLAQVAACTNEPAARESLLKASRADEVIGLLSKRRPG; from the coding sequence ATGCACGACGACCTGCCGCTGATCAAGACCATCGCCGCCGGGTTCACCGGCGCCTGGCTCCTGGGTCTGCTGACCCAGCGGCTGCGGCTGTCGCCGATCGTCGGCTACCTGCTCGCGGGCGTCCTCATCGGCCCGTACACGCCGGGGTTCGTCGGCGACGTGAAGATCGCACAGCAACTCGCCGAGGTCGGCGTCATCCTCCTCATGTTCGGCGTCGGCCTGCACTTCAACCTGAAAGACCTCCTCGCGGTCAAGGGCGTCGCGATCCCCGGGGCGATCGGGCAGAGCCTCGTCGCGACCCTGCTCGGAATGCTGATCTTCGGGATGCTGGGCTTCCCGTTGCAGGCGGGCGCGGTGCTCGGCATGGCGATGGCCGTCGCCAGCACGGTGGTCCTGATGCGGGTGCTCATGGACGCCGACGTGCTCAACTCCCCGCAGGGTCACGTGGCCGTCGGCTGGCTGATCGTCGAGGACATCTTCACCGTCGTGCTCCTCGTGCTGATCCCGGTGCTCGGCAAGGGGCTCGTCGACGGCGCGGACGCCGCGGCAGCCGGCGAGACCGCGCCGCCGGCGCTCTGGGTCACGCTCGGGCTGGCGATGCTCAAACTCGGGGCCCTGGTCGCGATCGTGCTCTTCGGCGGATCGCGGGTCATCCCCTGGGTGCTGGTGCGGGTGGCCCGCCTCCGGTCCCGCGAACTCTTCACGCTGACGATCCTGGTCTTCTCGATCGCGATCGCCGTGGGCTCGTACTACTTCTTCGGCGCCTCGATGGCCCTCGGGGCATTCCTCGCCGGGATGGTCGTCTCCCAATCGCCGGTCAGCCACCAGGCCGCCGCCGATGCGCTGCCGATGCGCGACGCCTTCGCCGTTCTGTTCTTCGTCTCGGTCGGCATGCTCTTCGACCCCACGATCCTGGTGCGAGAGCCCCTCATGATCCTCGCCGGGCTGGGGATCATCCTGCTCGCCAAGCCGATCGTCGCGCTCATCATCGTGGCGATCCTCGGCCACTCCGTGCGCACCGCGCTGACGGTGGCGATCGGCCTGGCGCAGATCGGAGAGTTCTCCTTCATCCTCGCGGAACTGGCGGAGCGAGAGCGCCTGCTGCCCCATGCGGGCTACCACATCCTGGTCGCCTCCGCGATCATCTCGATCGTGGTGAACCCGCTGCTGTTCCGCTCGGTGCCCACAGTTGAAACATGGCTCCGCTCCCGGCCGGCGCTCTGGCGGCTGTTGAACGGACGCGCCGAGCGTTTGGCCCTCGCGCGGAACCGAGACGCAGCGGACGCCACCCGGCAGCGCCACCAGGCGGGCGAACGCCTGGCCGTCGTCATCGGCTTCGGCCCGGTCGGCAGGTCGGTTCACCGGCTCCTGCGCGAGGCCGGGGTCTCGACCGTCGTCGTCGACCTGAACCTGGACAGTGTGTCGCGCCTCAACGAGCAGGGCGCCGCGGCCATCTTCGGCGATGCCTCGCACGAGAGCATCCTCGAGCAGGCCGGAGTCCGCCACGCGTCCCACGTCGTCCTCACCCTGCCCAGCGCCGCCGAACGCGCCGCGGTGGTCGCAGCGATCCGCAACCTCAACCCCAAGGCGCGGATCCTGGTCCGCGCACGGTACCTCAGCGAGCGGGAAGACCTCGAAAGGGCCGGTGCAACGCTCGCCGTGTTCGAGGAGGCCGAGGCCGCCGTGGCACTCGCCCGCCTCGTGCTGGCGGACACCGGCGTCCACCGCGAGGCCGCCGAGCGGAAGGTGCGGGACCTGCGGCTGCAACTGATCCGCGAGAACATGGCCCACATCCGCAGCCAGCGCGTCCGGAGCGTGATGGTGCCCTGGACCCGCGTGAAGCGGCTCGCGCGGTCGGCCACCCGGGAGCAGGTGCTAAGCGAAGTCGCGGCCCACCGGTTCTCCCGCTGGCCCGTTCTTGATGACCGGTCGGGCCAGGTCAACGGCTACCTGCTCTCGAAGGATCTGATCGCCGGCGCATCGACGGGCAGCGACTGGACCGGCCTTGTCAGACCGCTCGAATCGATCGGGCCCGACGACAGCGTCGAGTCGATTCTCGCGCGGATGCAGAGCGAGGGCGCCACGCTCTACCTCGTCACCGACGGCGCCGCCCCGATCGGCATGATCACCCTCGAGGACATCCTCGAGCAGGTCGTCGGCCGGATCGAGGACGAGTACCCGCACGAGGAAGGGATCTCTCTCGCCGAAGCCGTGAACGCCGGCGGCGTGGTGCTCGACCTCATCGCCAGCACCCGGGACGAGGTCATCCGCGATCTGGCCGCGAAGGTAGCGGGACGGGTCGCGCCGGGAGACGACGTCGCCGCGCTCGCCATCGCCCACGAGAACGAGTTCTCAACAGACCTCGGGGTGGGCATCGCCGTCCCCCACACGCGCTGCGCGGGGATCGTCTCGCCGGTAGTCGTGTTCGGGCGGTGCGCCCAGGGCGTGGTCTTCTCCCCCGGATCGCCCGAGCCCGTGCGGCTGGTCTTCCTGCTCGTCACGCCGGAGGACGATCCCGAGGCGCAGCTGGCGCTCCTCGCGCAGGTCGCCGCGTGCACCAACGAACCCGCGGCGAGGGAGAGCCTGCTCAAGGCCAGCCGCGCCGACGAGGTGATCGGGCTCCTCTCGAAGCGCCGCCCCGGCTGA
- a CDS encoding NAD-dependent deacylase has protein sequence MGHSLQPAETDLIRDVGDALATARSVVVMTGAGISAESGIPTFRDSMAGLWKDFDPLTLATPEAFEADPAMVSKWYEWRRLGCLAAEPNPGHAALAELERRLGKDHRAFTLLTQNVDRLHHKAGSRNVVELHGSITVWRCTRTGREVEPGPEEATVFPIRSPFHEAGLLRPGVVWFGEMLPEQALRAADEAVAACDLFMSVGTSAVVYPAAGYLHQARLRGARTVEVNMGATPASGAVDWSIRGASGTVMPALVQRAFAER, from the coding sequence ATGGGCCATTCGTTGCAGCCAGCCGAGACCGACCTGATCCGCGACGTCGGCGACGCCCTCGCCACCGCCCGATCCGTGGTCGTCATGACCGGCGCCGGCATCTCCGCCGAGAGCGGCATCCCGACGTTCCGCGACAGCATGGCCGGCCTATGGAAGGACTTCGACCCGCTCACGCTCGCCACGCCCGAGGCCTTCGAGGCCGATCCCGCCATGGTCTCTAAGTGGTACGAGTGGCGCCGCCTCGGCTGCCTCGCGGCGGAGCCCAACCCCGGACACGCCGCCTTGGCCGAGCTGGAGAGGCGCCTCGGCAAGGACCACCGGGCGTTCACGCTCCTGACCCAGAACGTCGACCGCCTGCACCATAAAGCGGGGAGTCGCAACGTGGTCGAACTGCACGGGTCGATCACGGTGTGGCGGTGCACCCGCACCGGGCGGGAGGTAGAACCTGGGCCCGAGGAAGCGACCGTCTTCCCGATCCGGTCCCCTTTTCACGAGGCCGGACTCCTGCGGCCCGGGGTGGTCTGGTTCGGTGAGATGCTGCCGGAACAAGCCCTGCGGGCCGCCGACGAGGCCGTGGCCGCGTGCGACCTGTTTATGTCGGTCGGGACCAGCGCGGTGGTCTATCCCGCAGCCGGATACCTCCACCAGGCGCGGCTGCGGGGCGCCCGGACGGTGGAGGTCAACATGGGCGCGACCCCGGCGAGCGGGGCGGTCGATTGGTCGATCCGGGGTGCATCCGGGACGGTGATGCCCGCTTTGGTGCAACGGGCGTTCGCGGAGCGCTAA